The sequence below is a genomic window from Wyeomyia smithii strain HCP4-BCI-WySm-NY-G18 chromosome 1, ASM2978416v1, whole genome shotgun sequence.
CACTTCCGCACTAATAGCCGCATCCCGACTGGTAGACATTTTCGTCAACGCACCGGACACTTCCCTCAACAGCTGGGAGTTGGCAAGCGGATCGGACTGGCGCTGAATCTGGGTTACAACATCATCGAGAGCTTTTTCCGCGGGTGTCCGGGCCGACCGAACCCGGACGCTGCTCTTACTACGGCCTAACGAGTGACGACCCAGCAAGGAAGAACTGGACTTGGTCACGGGAACGGCGATAATTTTTCCGCGTGCTTGCTTCGAAGATTTCACTGCCGCTGGTTTTTGTTTGGTTGTGGATTTCTTAGTTCCACTAGTGACAGTTTTGTGAAAAGGAATGTGCCGCTTCTGTACCGGAATTGTGGCGCCATACATCGAAAGTTTTGTTACTGGCTGAGAATTGACAGAAGGGGCACTTCGAACCTGTTTGCGATGCTTCGAGCTGCTGTTTTGTTTGCTAACTTCTTGTTTCAGTTGGTTTTTCAACAGTTGGCACTTTTCAAACATTTCATCAATTATCAGATCCTCCCGATCGAAAATCCCCTTGTGCACACAAACCTTCGTCGAACTGATTATCTGCTTGATCAACGTCCAAAGCTTTTCCGGACTGACGTTAATGATAAAATATTTCATATTCTTTAGATACAATTTAAGTCCATGACAAATGGTTCGATAGAGTTTGTAAACTTTCTGTGCGAGCTCCGGCGAGTTTTTAGTCAGCACACAAACGTCTTCCTCTAAACGATTGATTTGGTACAGATAATTTCTCTGGAATCGAATCACAAATTCGGCCGTTCGTTTTTCCCTCTTTCTTTCCTCCAGTTCATCCTCAGGTTCTTGGGAAGTCCCCAAGCAATGTCGTATGTCATCCATCAGTATACAGGCCTTTTTCTGCAGTTCCGTAACCTTCACAAAGGTATCAAACTCTTCCACCAGTGACTTCCTGGAGGCAGGACGAACTAGATTCGTTGAAGGCGATCCTGGCGATCGCCTGTTACTGGATCGTTCAATAGCCGCGAAGTCCAGCAGTGGTTGAACATTATTCACAGGTTCCGCACAAtcctgttcaaaagttttgatcAACGCCGAGGCTGGTTTTACAGGCGAACTAACGCGAATAACCGGTAACTCTTTCACAGAACTCTCCGAATCTCCATCACTATCCGCGTTGGTAATAATCAGCTCTTCAATAAACGAATCCGACTCGAGAAATTCATAACCGGATCCAGTCGCGTCTCCAATCATCGCCTGCGTTTTAGGAAGCGTGAATTGTTCCAAGCCAAATTCCTCATCAAAATCGGTTAGGTTATCCTCTATATCCGCGATAAGTTCCTCCGAAGTTCCTTTTTCCGGTTGCTCCGATGATGCAACATTGACCACCGATTCGTTTGAGGAAGAACAAATCGTTGATTCACCATCACTATGATCAGCCTCCGGAGACTCCGTCGGTTGTTCTTCAGCTTGTTTTGGTGCTTTCGGTAGGTCGAACTGCTCATCCGGTTCATCAAGTTCGGCCGACCGAATTAACTCATCAATTTCATCATCGGTA
It includes:
- the LOC129718378 gene encoding uncharacterized protein LOC129718378 — translated: MNIDVNEFMRKGTKDYNFQYMDIKYLDRVIRNVQRNSELQVNDVQQQAQKPPVCVRMFTDDEIDELIRSAELDEPDEQFDLPKAPKQAEEQPTESPEADHSDGESTICSSSNESVVNVASSEQPEKGTSEELIADIEDNLTDFDEEFGLEQFTLPKTQAMIGDATGSGYEFLESDSFIEELIITNADSDGDSESSVKELPVIRVSSPVKPASALIKTFEQDCAEPVNNVQPLLDFAAIERSSNRRSPGSPSTNLVRPASRKSLVEEFDTFVKVTELQKKACILMDDIRHCLGTSQEPEDELEERKREKRTAEFVIRFQRNYLYQINRLEEDVCVLTKNSPELAQKVYKLYRTICHGLKLYLKNMKYFIINVSPEKLWTLIKQIISSTKVCVHKGIFDREDLIIDEMFEKCQLLKNQLKQEVSKQNSSSKHRKQVRSAPSVNSQPVTKLSMYGATIPVQKRHIPFHKTVTSGTKKSTTKQKPAAVKSSKQARGKIIAVPVTKSSSSLLGRHSLGRSKSSVRVRSARTPAEKALDDVVTQIQRQSDPLANSQLLREVSGALTKMSTSRDAAISAEVNQQLRQLIMDTIQNITQQQLKQMIPSLEHPNTTSTVKSPRTTSACAEEPSEATEVTGATDQPKCVEKRFSTKLPIPSQVQPLQELPKQGKLEANRVSNVPARDGGDGKVSPDRTKRSLDHVGDSRSSSEIGKLVGQKRQTEVETVDLEISGGQFSSGEKGPSVNPMVAADGTKVAASGASVKRSDMRRSLLEDRKRSIQTPHPLSNPREQPLLALKNRPKQPKSRVRLTNPSVWKNVFPPNCRFRHRCNHCKSYRSRESSKQIEYRTFPPGTEVTGRFRRIGRNDRSIMWATAGAAARSENWSARNARPRWRLLIWRLAGDSFLPVKKVRR